The following is a genomic window from uncultured Draconibacterium sp..
TTCCGGCTTTTTCGAGCATGGTAGGGCGTGTAATATCACCAAAATACAGCTTGAAACCATATTTACGCAGCGTTTCAACATTCGATGGGTTGTTATCAAGGATGGTAACTTTTATTCCATTGGCTATAAGAATTCGTCCAACTGTTAATCCAAAGCGTCCAAATCCGGCAAGAATTACCGGAGTTTCTTCATCTTCAATCTCGTCATATTCCTGTTTGTTTTGCCAGCGTGCCAAAATCGGGCTCACTGCTTTGTCGTTAAAAATTAGCAGCAGTGGAGAAATTGCCATCGATAAGGTAACCACCAGCAGCAACATTCCTGAAGTTTGCTCGTCGAACAGTTTGTTTTGTTTCGAGAAGGATATGAGAACAAAAGCAAATTCGCTGGCCTGGGCGAGTAAAAACGCAAAAAGAAACTCGAACCCTTTTTTTAGCCTGAATATTCGTCCTAAAATTAAAAGAACTACAAATTTTATAACTATTAAAAGCAACACAAAACCAATAATCAACCAGGGATTTTCAATCAGCAAATTAAAATTTATACCGGCACCAACGGAAATAAAAAAGAGTCCGAGCAGTAAGCCCTTAAACGGATCTATAGTCGTTTCCAACTCGTGGCGGTATTCGCTGTCGGCTAAAACCACACCGGCAATAAAGGTTCCCAGTGCCGGAGACAGCCCAATGGCATCCATACCCAGCGCAATGCCAATAACCATAAGTAGTGCCAATGCTACAAAAACCTCGTGTAAACCTGTTTCGGCAACTAAACGAAAAATATGACGTGCAGCAAAACGACCAATAATTACCATAACTGTAATGGCGCCGATAATTATTAATAGTTGCAGCCAGCCGGGTAACTGAGCTACCTGTCCAATGCTTTCTATCGAGGTGTCGGAAAGAGCAGCTGGAGTTCCAAGAGTTGCAATAAGAGGCAGTAATGCAAGAATTGGAATGACTGCCATATCCTGAAACAGTAAGACCGAAAAAGCTGAACGGCCTGCAATATTGCGCATTAATCCTTTTTCGCTTAAAGTTTGCAGTACAATTGCTGTTGACGAAAGCGCAAGAATGAGCCCTATGGCAACTGCACGGTTTAGCTGAAAGTTAAAAAACAAGGCAACACCAGTAATAATTCCGGCAGTTATGAGTACTTGCAAGCCTCCCAATCCGAAAATGTTACGCCGCATTTTCCATAATAGTTTAGGCTCCAGTTCCAGCCCAATAATAAAAAGCATAAGCACAACTCCAAACTCGGCAAAGTGCATAACCTCTCCGGCTTCGTTCCCTACCAATCGTAAAACAAAAGGGCCAATAATGATTCCGGCAAGCAGGTAGCCCAGTACTGAGCCAAGACCCAGTTTTTTGGCGATTGGAACAGAAACAACGGTTGCTCCAAGGTAAATTAATGCGTTTAAAAAGAATTCCTGATTATGCATCGTGCTCAATTATTTCGTTCATGTATTCCATCGAATTCAGGCGTTCAGTTTCAATTTTGTTATCGCGAAGCAACTTTATTACCGATTTGTAATCGTCGGCATACTTTTTTATCTGATTGCCGTTCAGTGTATGCGAACCATGTACAACAAAAGGTGGCAGGTTTGTCATTCGGCAAAGACTCGCCGACTGTATAAAAGGTGCCAGAAACTGGTTTATAGTGTACCGGTTTTTTCCATCGGCACTGTATACTTCTTTTCTTCCGCCGGTTGAAATGCACGACATGGCCCATTTCCCTTCCAATGCCCGTCCGTGTGTGCCATATGCAAAACCATGTTGCAGCACCAAATCCATCCATTCTTTGATAAGAGCCGGAGCACTGTACCAGTAAAACGGATGGTGCCAGATAATGATATCGTGCTCGGTCAATAGTTTTTGCTCAACAGGTACATCAATAAAAAAATCGGGATACTTTTCATACAAATTATTAATGGTAACGCCTTCCAAATCTTTTATTGCTTCTATTAGTGTTTTGTTGATAAGCGACTTTTGAAAGGCCGGATGTGCAAAAAGTATTAATATTTTTTTCATCTGCTCGAACTGTTTTGTGGCAATTTACTGAATAAATTTATGAAACATAAATAAACTAAATTATAGAAGTGGTTACAAATTTCTTATTTTTATAATCTTATATGAAATCATAAAACTCAGAACGTGAAAAAGTTTATTATCCCCTTGTTTTTTCTGCTTCTTATTGTTGTTTCATGCAAAGAAAATAACAAAACAAATGTTGCCCCAGAAGTGGAATTTGCGCATTATGTACAAGCATATACCAGTGGTGTAATTTCCAGTAGAACAACAATCTCAGTATACCTGACTAAACCAGTGGAGTTGAATGGCCCGGTAGGCGAACTCTTCGAGTTTGAACCAAACATAAAGGGAGAAACCGTACAGGTTGGCGATCGCATGTTTGAGTTTCGGTCTTCTGAGCCGCTAAAACAAGGTACTGAATACGAAGCCAGATTTTTCCTGGGAAAGGTAATGAACGTAAAAACCGATTTGCAGGAAATGCCATTCCGGTTTTCAACGGTGCCGCAGTCGTTTACTGTTACGGTTGAAGGTTTAACGAACTATGAGAATTTAGGAGCAACCCAGATGCAGTTAAACGGTTATGTTTTAACTGCCGATGTTGCCGAGGCTCTGGCTGTTGAAAACATACTGACAACCCGTTTGGACGGCGAAGAACTGCCCGTAACCTGGAATCACGAAACAGGCGGACGTAAACACTTTTTTACTGTCGATAGTATTTCCCGCTTGCAAGATGATGCCGGGAAGCTTGAAGTTAAATGGGATGGACGTTTGCTTGATATAGATGATGCCGGAATGAAAGAACTTGAAGTTCCTGCATTAAGCGATTTTAAAGTACTTGAGGCAAATGTGGTTCAGCAACCCGAACAATGTGTGAATATTCGTTTTTCGGATGCGCTGCTAAAAACTCAGGATCTGAACGGTTTGATTGAGTTGGATAATAGCCGTGATTTAAGA
Proteins encoded in this region:
- a CDS encoding monovalent cation:proton antiporter-2 (CPA2) family protein; the encoded protein is MHNQEFFLNALIYLGATVVSVPIAKKLGLGSVLGYLLAGIIIGPFVLRLVGNEAGEVMHFAEFGVVLMLFIIGLELEPKLLWKMRRNIFGLGGLQVLITAGIITGVALFFNFQLNRAVAIGLILALSSTAIVLQTLSEKGLMRNIAGRSAFSVLLFQDMAVIPILALLPLIATLGTPAALSDTSIESIGQVAQLPGWLQLLIIIGAITVMVIIGRFAARHIFRLVAETGLHEVFVALALLMVIGIALGMDAIGLSPALGTFIAGVVLADSEYRHELETTIDPFKGLLLGLFFISVGAGINFNLLIENPWLIIGFVLLLIVIKFVVLLILGRIFRLKKGFEFLFAFLLAQASEFAFVLISFSKQNKLFDEQTSGMLLLVVTLSMAISPLLLIFNDKAVSPILARWQNKQEYDEIEDEETPVILAGFGRFGLTVGRILIANGIKVTILDNNPSNVETLRKYGFKLYFGDITRPTMLEKAGIEKARLLILSMAEHENALKVAEVVRKKYPHVKILARANDIFHVFEYLNLNINKVQRENFHSAAELGNNALVELGFSKYEAYRATRTFKHHEHQVTEELYQHWLEDQSKFIQETRRFEEQVKETLQAEKNYSIHDSDCAWDVDSLKDEAKKES
- a CDS encoding NAD(P)H-dependent oxidoreductase; this translates as MKKILILFAHPAFQKSLINKTLIEAIKDLEGVTINNLYEKYPDFFIDVPVEQKLLTEHDIIIWHHPFYWYSAPALIKEWMDLVLQHGFAYGTHGRALEGKWAMSCISTGGRKEVYSADGKNRYTINQFLAPFIQSASLCRMTNLPPFVVHGSHTLNGNQIKKYADDYKSVIKLLRDNKIETERLNSMEYMNEIIEHDA